GTAATCTGCCTGAGATGGTTATTTATTCCAATTGCTTACAAAATTGTTTGCCGTTTCAAGGGCGTGACCACGGAGGATCAACATCCCTCTCGTTCAACTGGTCGACCGGGTTGGACCATTCTTTTTTCCTGGCCAAAAACTTTTCTACTCCAACTAAACGACGTCTGGGTCACACAGTAAACCACCCAATAAGCGGACGGCAGTATCCCTGCTCGGCCTCGCGGCGACACGTGTAAATAAAACGCAACAATAAAACAAATGATAGAAGAGACATGCTGACGATGAGCCTATATAAAACATCCAATATAGaggaaaacatacaaaaaaaaaaaaattattaaaaaaataaaaacctgttGCCAGCCGCCTTATAGTATCACCAATACTTAGGACCGACGAGACCCGATAGTATAACCACTACTTAGGACCGACGACCTGTTCTCGACGCGCCGCCCTCTGATTCCAATTAatgtaataaagaaaaaaaacaacaagattTCTACTAAAAATAACAACCGATAATTAAGAACTCAACCGCTTATTAATTAGGATGACTATGTACAAATATCTGCTGTTTTCTTGCGGACCCCAGCCCGGGACAGTGTTGTCATGCTACATCTGCATGGCGTATGTGCTTACCCGTTAATCTACAATATAATTATATCTAACATGCACCCAAGCACACGCCCCCCAGGAGTGCAAGCCCCACCCTCGAGGAGCAACAATTCACTGTTCTATCTCCAGGAATAAAAAGACATATACATCCGGCAATCAAAGAGGATATTACAGGTTACTATTCGACCGTCCCTATATTTTACGGCTGGATCTAAACTATAACTTGCGATGCGCTCGGCAGGAGTTGCCCGTAAATTGAAACCTTTGCGCAATCTGAGACAGCTATACTACCCAGGATCAAATGGAAGCTGATGCAGTTGTGCAGCAATAGTGCAACATTCCTGCCGTCTCCTATGGGAGAACTCGAAAGTGTGCAGCCATAGCAATGTGTGCCTACATATGTCATAAGCAAGGGCGTACATAGTGAATGGGGGGTGGGGGAAGTCTTCCCACCTGTATCCCTCCTCCATCACAGGACGGACAGGTACGTTTTTGACCACCCTCTTCCCATCCTTAGGGAGACAAGACTGGTTGCATCAGTTTTATATCCCCCACGTTAGGGCCTGGGCCCCTCAAAGCACAGTTCATTACGTAGCTTATTGGAAAGGCATGCAGGTGGTTCCTCTATGCCGTAATGCGCACACAGCTCCACGACTGACTCATGGAGAAGCAGATTCAGGGCGGAGCGAAACGCGTCAGCACTTATATATTCCCTGTTTATGACGGGTTAAAGCTCTCAGTCTTGAATGTCCATATCTACAAGTACAAGCAGCATTGATTGTGGCCCAAAATCATTATAAACctaaaattttttctttttttttttttctagaagaaTACGTTATGCAAATAGTCGGACGGAAATGTCGCGGTCTGTGTGTCGAAGAAGAAGCGAAGGGGGGGAGCAGAGGTTTGACCATCCAGGCCACAGGACACGGCTGGAGGCTCCTCTCTGGCTACATCTTGTCTCCCCCTCTTTGGGGTAATCAGGGGCTCTGACCGGTTACTCGGGTTTAGGGTGAGAAGACTTGTTACTGGTAAACCTGCTCTGCACGCTCAGGGCGGGATCTGGCAGCGTTAACGTCTCCGGGGCGGACTTCTTCCGAGGCCGGTCTTTGGGGACGGTTAAAAACTCTGGAGCATCAGTGGTCAGAGGGGTGGAAGGTGCGCTGGAGGGCCCGCTGCGGGAACAGGAGGGCAGTGCAATGTCAGTGATTGATATGGCGGGTGGGAAGATCCCGATTTTTCTGTTGGTGGCTTCCTGAGTAGTCCGTTCGTACTCTCGCACTTCATCCATCGTCATGTCTGCGAAAAGAGAAGGAAATGTAAGAGTAAAGCAGTACCTGgtccctgtgacatcactatcgccgtatgtgatgacatcacactgTATGAGATCTGTGCACCATGAGTCTTGTAGGATAACTCCTCCTGGCAGTGTTCTATTACCGTGCACCTCTGCACCGGCCACATGAGCGGccgattttatatttttatatctaaGTAGCTTTACCTGTCCGTCCAGCGCCGTTATCACTGCAAAGTGGTACAAGACTTTGGGGTTGTCAGATAGAGATGAGAGGTGGttggcggggctgtgacaacctctcagacaggatatacaggcaggttgtcagcagtaatagatgttcctctagtataaggtgtgtgatctcatgtctgatcccatgtcattatatcagtgatgtcatcagcagggggcggggctgtgacaacctctcagacaggatatacaggcaggttgtcagcagtaatagatgttcctgtagtataaggtgtgtggatctcatgtctgatcacatgtcattatatcagtgatgtcatcagcagggggcggggctgtgacaacctctcagacaggatatacaggcaggttgtcagcagtaatagatgttcctgtagtataaggtgtgtggatctcatgtctgatcacatgtcattatatcagtgatgtcatcagcagggggcggggctgtgacaacctctcagacaggatatacaggcaggttgtcagcagtaatagatgttcctgtagtataaggagtGTGGATCTCATGAACACCAGGGATAACCATATAGCAGGTTTGGGGGCCCCTCTCCCTCCATGCCCTCCGCCAGCCCCCTGGTGTATTACGCTCTGTGGTATAATATTGCAGGACATACACTCTCTTTGGCGTCGCTGTCTATCTCGTCTTGTGTCGGGGGGTGTTCACTGCACACTTTTATGTTCGTTTTGAATTGCATGTTTTTCTCGAATTGTCGGACGTCCTCCATTGCCATATCTGCAAAGAGTCCAAGTTGACAGATGGCGTCATCGGGTGACAGGGGGGTGCAGAAGATTCAGTGTAGGAGAGGcgtgcgggggaggggggggggggtcttaaagTGCAGGCGATGCTAGATTTACTGAGCGAGTGTCTGATAACGTTAGTGTACATCTGCTGGGAAGAGAATTAGGCAGTGGTGATACAGGAGGAGCAGCGGAGATCAGCGGCTACGAGGATATAGGAGGAGATCAGCGGCTACGAGGATATAAGAGGAGATCAGCGGCTACGAGGATATAAGAGGAGATCAGCGGCTACAAGGATATAAGAGGAGATCAGCGGCTACGAGGATATAAGAGGAGATCAGCGGCTACGAGGATATAAGAGGAAATCAGCGGCTACGAGGATATAAGAGGAGATCAGCGGCTACGAAGATATAAAAGGGGAGGTGCAGGGAGGACGGCAGCCAAGGATCTCTTAGAAGAAGATTCAAGAGATCGCAGTGTGAAGAAGGAAAGATCTGGAGGTTTCTACTTACCTGAGATACAAAAAGACAAAACAggaagaaaatttaaaaaataattacacTTTTATCCCCAGCTGTAGGCGATagattggccatccctgctctgtaGGGTCAAGGTCAAGGATAGATTGGCCATGCCTGTTCTATAGGGTAAGGTTATGTGCATGGATAGATTGGCCATGGCTGTTCTGTGTGGTAAGGTTATGCTCATGGATAGATTAGCCATGCCTGGATAGATTATCCATGCCTGTCCTGTATGGTCAGATTATGCACAAGGACAGATTGTCTAAGCCTGATCTGTCTTATTGGTCTTTGTACATGGATTGATTGGCCATGTCTGTTCTGTATGGCTAACCTATAGGGATCGATTGACCATGCCTGATCTCCGTCGTTGGGCTATGTACATGGATTTAATGGTTGTATTTGAGCGACAATGATCAAGCTAGATACATGGTTTGATTGGCCATGCCTGTTCTGCAGGGCAAAGACATACAGAAATGATTGATTGGCCATGCCTGATCTGTGTGATCAGGCTGTGTACAAGGATTTAATAGCcaatcctgttctgtgttttattGGCCATGCCTGATATGCATGATCCAGCTATGAACATGGATTGATTGAGCATTCCTGTTCAGTTTGATTAGGCAGTTGTGCATGGATTGATTGACCATCCCTATTTGgtttggcatagctactgtgcagGGATtgattgagcatccctgttcgGTTTAGTTCAGTGGATGGAATTGTGCCGTATGGCAGTAATATATAGAGAGCTCTACAGTAATATCCCATTTAGCCTGTCCATACAGAGCAGACATGACTAATCAATCCGGCAAGTGGTTCACATGTAGAACCTATATCCTGTGCACGGACTATAAGCTTGTACCAGTGATGGTAAAATAATAGCACCATGGGTGACGCCCCATTCCAAATGCCCAACTGCATAATAATACCAGACAAGCTAGCACTGGAGCAAGTGACAAGATGGCCTGAAGTGCTTCTGGAATGCAAAGCGTTAATAACCAAACCCATCAAGCAATCATTATCATTATCTTCTATAACAGACTGACTGGCGATGCAGTGGAGGCCCCTTTAACAAGCAAAAATCCGCAATAACCAGGGTTTTGGGATGCCACTGTTCCTGCTCTCACCACTAGAGGGCAATCTCCATAATTACAAGTCATCTTTGGTAATTAGCGCGGATCTGCCCCGATGAAGGGCAATTACAGGGGCAGGAGAAGTCTAGTAAAGGGATTCATTAATACGGTAAAGAATGGGCGGCGTCCGGCCTCGCTCAGCGCCCAGCCGGACATTATCGCCTTATTTCTATCTCAGGGTTTTTAGCAATTCGCCCAATAAAACCCAGGAGGGTGAATGAGACGTGCAGGTCGCACATGGTCCTGGACAGCCGCAGGCCTGTGGATCGTATGTCCGATCGGCTCTGGACCTACTGGGGCGTGCTTATTCTATGGGTCGTCTACTTAGGGCGTAGCTGTAATATAAGGGGGTGCGATTTGCTTCGACACCCTGTCCTTCCATATGAGCAAGAATCTGACCCGTCTCCTGACACTAGGCGCGGCTGCAGGACCCATGACGGTCCCATCCCCATCTATCTGAGActgttcttaaccccttaaggacccatgacgtacatgtatgtcatttCTGTCCGGAACTTatagacccatgacgtacatgtacttcatggtgaTCGGTCGGGAGCAGGAGCTGCGCcaccgcccgatcagcggcaggggtccggcagtcactgatcgCCAGACCATTGCTGcttgcgccggcatcggtgaagtcagattttcaaaaaatggcctggtccttaaggtgaaaaatggcagggtccttaaggggttaaagaggacctccgGCACTCCTGACAGGTCTGCATCTTCTATGGTAACTCTGTAaggtgctgttcctctgttattcctccaggaAATAGGATGGTACCTTTCCCTTTGTCAAAGGGGTGTACCTTACATGGTCTGGCCAGGGCCGcagtgattggatagtgtcagaggGGGCATCGAGACTTTTCCAATGGGCAACACCCAGCTGTTAATTTCTTCATACATttacaggaggaataacagagttgTAAGAAAGGATTCTCAATAAATGTCATATTGTGGAAAATTGTCAGTTGTACCAGAAGTCCTCTCTAAGAACAGTCTCAGATAGAAATTGGCAGGGACCGCAATGGGTCCCTCATCTAGGCCTAGTGATGTCTGAATCCTCAGCCCTCCTCCGCTCTCCAGAAATGATATAAATCTGAAAAATCTAAACCGACTTCCATTTCTAGTAATGAAGGGTCCGTCTGTCGTCTGTCCCACCCTTGGATATATCAGCAAGTACTATCATGGCTACAGAGACTATACAGCCATTCCTGCCATATGGGCAAACAAGGCTCCTGCCTAGGACTGACTCTTTACTTTCTTTTATATGACCCTCTATGAACCCCACGGTCACTTACCATACCACTCGTCGACCCATGCGAAGGCCTGCCGGTGTCCAATCAGCAAGACATCCCTCACAACCTGCACAGAAGAAGAGGAGGTGTCACTCCAATGGAAGGAGCAAGGACTGCTGGCCATCACCTGTAGGGTCACCCCACTCACCCTGTGCACAAACTGCTCCACCCGCGTCTGCAGACCCCAAACCTCAAACTTCACGGCAACCAACTTATACGAGCACATGATGGGCTGCTGTGTCTCTCTCCAGCCCTCCCTGAGAAGCCCTCGGCCTGTCTTCTCCGATTTGAAGGTCCTGGGGTCCTGCAAGAAAAAGCAGAACCTGAAAAACACaggaacagggggcggggctgtgactacctctcagacaggatatacaggcaggttgtcagcagtaatagatgttcctgtagtataaggagtgtggatctcatgtctgatcccatgtcattatatcagtgatgtcatcagcaggaggcggggctgtgactacctctcagacaggatatacaggcaggttgtcagcagtaatagatgttcctgtagtataaggtgtgtggatctcatgtctgatcacatgtcattatatcagtgatgtcatcagcagggggcggggctgtgactacctctcagacatgatatacaggcaggttgtcagcagtaatagatgttcctgtagtataaggtgtgtgggtcTCATGTCTGATcccatgtcattatatcagtgatgtcatcagcagggggcggggctgtgactacctctcagacaggatatacaggcaagttgtcagcagtaatagatgttcctgtagtataaggtgtgtggatctcatgtctgatcacatgtcattatatcagtgatgtcatcagcagggggtggggctgtgactacctctcagacaggatatacaggcaggttgtcagcagtaatagatgttcctgtagtataaggtgtgtgggtcTCATGTCTGATcccatgtcattatatcagtgatgtcatcagcagggggcagggctgtgacaacctctcagacaggatatacaggcaggttgtcagcagtaatagatgaatGTGTGTAATCAGGACGAAGGCACTGCCACGGTTATTCAGGGGGAAGGGGGTGACTGACATGTTGTGTGCTCAGTACATGTGTCTTGGAGCCGTCCCCCAAACCCCTGCCCCCTCCCCatttattcttaaagggaacatgtcatccGGGGGCCACACATGGAGGCCAGTCGTTCCTCTAAATTTTTTCATGAATGTTTTGCATGAGTATGGCTCCTCCCCTTATATATCTACACATCACCATCCGCCATATTTCTTACACTACTAGAATATCCACTGACTCCTCCCTCTTATTTGCATATAGATCAGCCGCCATCTTGTTTAGGGCCAAGCAGGCGCTGTGCGTTTTGTGGGAGCTAAACCTGTGGCACATATGGATTTTGGCGTGGGTTCGTACCACTGCGGAAAATCCATCCTACCGCAGCGTTTCCTCTGGACTCCGCCCCCTCATTTGCATACATCTCCTGAGCCTGTACGAGATCAGACTGACGGGCGCACTCGGATGAACGCCCCCGGCCCCCTGGCGCTGTGTGAGGTGCCGGGCGCTTGGCAGATGGATCAGCTGTGATGAGCTCAGTCACCGTTTACAGTGAACATAACGCGATTACACGTGCGGTCATGTGTGGCGACGTTACATAACACGTATGTGCTCGCGCTTCACACCTGGGGACATTAACTCTTTACCTCCCTCATGGACTTATACTGTTGTATCTGTTCCTGGGAAACCTGGGTGCCAACCAGTGACATCGTGTTCTTCCAGGCGCCATCGTCAACcccgctgatgacatcactgctcaCAGACTGTTCCGGGGGCCACTTACCTCCGATTCCTTATAATATCTCTCCGGAACAGCGTCACACGCGATATCGATGAAGCAGACCTCGCgctccaggtccttcagctcattGACAAATATCTGTAGAAAATAAAGTAACGCAGAAAACGAACCGTCATGTCTGACCGGAGGACGCCGGTAAATACTGGGGGTTGACCAATCAGATTGCAGCACCGTGGAAGACAGACATGTAAGGAGAAACCGATTGGCTCTCAGAAATCTAAGGTGTGGCCTTCttacccaaagcaaccaatcaaaaTGCAGCTTTTATTTCCTGGACTGCGCTGAACAATGTAAGTCACACTGATTGGTCGCTGTGGGCAACTCCTCCGCTCTACCGTTTCTTTCATTGGTTTGTccctgttgcccatagcaacctgaGTGGACATTTTATTTGTTCATTGAGTTTTGGTTGCTACGGGTGACCGGAATCAGAGCCGCCATCCAGCAGATGTAACCCACCCTAAAAGTTTTCAATATCCTGAACCCTCACAGGAATTCTATATGGGGGTTGGTGAGGAGCAGTTCCCATGGCTGTACTTCCCGattaccactagatggcagcacagtCATAAATCCAAAAGCTCATCCAGCTTCCGTGGATTTGGAGACAACAGCAAACTAAGGGGTTAACCGCCATATCCTACGATGCCCTGGAATTTGCTTaattaaaattagtttttttttaaaacagcacCAATGATACTCACATCGTCATTACTTCCCTTATTGTCCTCATATTTTGTCTCTATGTGGATGGAGAATTTCGGAAGGAATGAACActgcaaacaaaaaaacaccagggggctattatatattcaTCATACCGTAACCCTAAACCTTCCAGATACAGTGCAGTATGGTGGCGGTCAGCAGGCAACAAAAATGGCACAACTAAACCTAGCCTATGAGGGACACTACAACTCTCAGTGCCTCGCCTGATGATGGTTATCCTAAACCCTTCCATTCCATGCCATCCGACAATGAAAGAGTTAAATGAGCATCCCACATATAAAGTGGTTCAAAGATGGTGTTCGAGTCTCTGCTCAATGTGCAGTCAGTCCTCATAGGTGTGTTATAGGTAGGAGTAACTCCGCCCCCGAGGAGCCAGAAATGACTGGAAGGCATTCTGGTAGATTTGGGGCCAGGCATTTCTCTCAAACCTTAAAATAATATCCGCAATCCATGCAGGTGACCAAAGCACAGAGCATGAGGTGGCCATGTCATAACAACATTTAGGGTCATCCTCATTAATTATCTCTAAGGTAACTGCTTTCAGATGTTCCTACAGGATGTGGCTTAGATATATTACAGGATGGAAATATCTTGGAAAAGACTAAGCTGCTGGAGACAAGGTCTGATTCTTGATTGTCAGCTCCTTGGGGGAGTGGATATCATCATTTCCTCACTAAATAGTCAGCTCCGAGGGACAGGATCTAACTGACGTATCAGTAGATATTCAGCTCCTTGATGGAAGGGATCTGATAGTTATATTGCTAAACTGTCAACTCCTCGGGGCAGAAGGAGCGGTCATTATATGACTACATTGTCACCTTCTCATTGGAGACAGTCAGCTCCTTCAGTGAGAAAGTGTGGTCATTATATCACTAGACTGTCACCTTCTTGGGTGAGGAGTCTGAATATAGGCAGCTGCTGAGGAACAAATTCTGATCATTAAATCATTAGACTGTCATTTCCTCGAGGGACGGGATCTGATCAATAAACcactagattgtgagctcctggggacagGGTCTGATGGTTATTTCAAAAATTGTCACAGAGGGCATAGTTATAATATCATAAAATTCTCAGCTCCTTCTTGAGGGAGGGTCTAATTATTTGATCTCACTGGATATGGGACGGGTCAGATAATTGTATATTACTAGATTCTAATTTCCTTTAGGGAGGAGGTCTGATTACTGTTTATCACTAGAATCTCAGCTCCTAGTGGGAGGGATATGATTATAGTACATCACTAGAATCTCAGATCCTAGTGGGAGGGGTATGATTATAGTACATCACAAGAATCTCAGATCCTAGTGGGAGGGGTATGATTATAGTACATCACAAGAATCTCAGATCCTAGTGGGAGGGATATGATTATAGTACATCACAAGAATCTCAGCTCCTAGTGGGAGGGGTATGATTATAGTACATCACTAGAATCTCAGCTCCTAGTGGGAGGGGTATGATTATAGTACATCACTAGAATCTCAGCTCCTAGTGGGAGAGGTATGATTATAGTACATCACTAGAATCTCAGCTCCTAGTGGGAGGGATATGATTATAGTACATCACTAGAATCTCAGCTCCTGGTGGGAGAGGTATGATTATAGTACATCACTAGAATCTCAGCTCCTAGTGGGAGGGGTATGATTATAGTACATCACTAGAATCTCAGCTCCTAGTGGGAGAGGTATGATTATAGTACATCACTAGAATCTCAGCTCCTAGTGGGAGGGGTATGATTATAGTACATCACTAGAATCTCAGCTCCTAGTGGGAGGGGTATGATTATAGTACATCACTAGAATCTCAGATCCTAGTGGGAGGGATATGATTATAGTACATCACAAGAATCTCAGCTCCTAGTGGGAGAGGTATGATTATAGTACATCACAAGAATCTCAGATTCTAGTGGGAGGGATATGATTATAGTACATCACAAGAATCTCAGCTCCTAGTGGGAGGGGTATGATTATAGTACATCACTAGAATCTCAGATCCTAGTGGGAGGGATATGATTATAGTACATCACAAGAATCTCAGCTCCTAGTGGGAGAGGTATGATTATAGTACATCACTAGAATCTCAGCTCCTAGTGGGAGGGATATGATTATAGTACATCACAAGAATCTCAGATCCTAGTGGGAGGGGTATGATTATAGTACATCACTAGAATCTCAGATCCTAGTGGGAGGGGTATGATTATAGTACATCACTAGAATCTCAGATCCTAGTGGGAGGGGTATGATTATAGTACATCACTAGAATCTCAGATCCTAGTGGGAGGGATATGATTATAGTACATCACTAGAATCTCAGATCCTAGTGGGAGAGGTATGATTATAGTACATCAcaagcaggggcggattaagtgcatgatgggcccggggctctctacccaacttgggcccctccctctattttagtttagttgttttttctatgtgaagaggctgtggtgcttcgtgagcgccacagtctcttcctaggccatatgacatcacattcattgttacttggcctaggtgcagctcagttccatctgagtggttggggctgagctgcaataccaagcacggtgcTATCAAATGACATTGCTGAACAAAGAGGCTGCGGAGCTTACtggaacatcgcggtctcctcaaacagcttattggccagggtgccaggagtcggacccccaccagtctcatattgatgacctatcctgaggatagtccatcaatatataaatcccagagaaaccttttaccttatgctatctgtagtgttacataggactgcaaaaatacccaggagccattgactcctaaactgaaaaatttaggagcaaaataaaaaaatttgttgccaaattttaaatacataccgtattttttgctttataatatGCACCTGGATGTAAGACACACCCCAGGTTTAAAGGaggagaataataaaaaaatattttcaacctAAAGGTGGGCTAAAACATGTGCAGTACATGGGTTCATACCTATGGAtgaagggggttatagtcatataataTAAACACTGTTAAGTGTACCGTAATTCACCTGtgttataaccccccccccccccatccataaGAATCTTATAGATGAGGGGACTtatggtcacatttaatatacaCAGGTCATTATGGTACAATTCCTGGACAGTGTTAATATTAAATGTGAGTATAAGCCCCTTCATCCATAGAAATTCACTAATGCACTGCTGCACATGGGTGTTTTCCTAtgaatgaggggggttatagtcacatttaatgcaaacacttaggccaataatagtacagctcctggacagtgtttatattaaatgtgactatagcaCCACTCATCCTAAAGGGTGCACCCATGTACCCATGCTGGGCatttgggtcggcgttgggccccccagcgatgtcgggcccggggctacagacccaaacgccccaattagaATCCGCCACTGATTGTATCTCGGTCCAGTGGAAGCAGATACAATTGAGTGCAGGGTCCGCAGTCAGAAAACGGCGGCCCTAAACATCTACCGCTCCTGCTGGAGCCCCTTCAAACACATGATCAGCGAGGATGCCGAGAGTCAGACCGCCACCGACCTAATACTGATGGCCGATCCTCAGGACAGCGGTAATAATAGTCTTTCATTGGCTTATAACGTTACACTTAACCCAGCCGGTGTAAATACAGGGGGTCGGTGGCAGTATTAACCCTTTA
The sequence above is a segment of the Bufo gargarizans isolate SCDJY-AF-19 chromosome 6, ASM1485885v1, whole genome shotgun sequence genome. Coding sequences within it:
- the PITPNC1 gene encoding cytoplasmic phosphatidylinositol transfer protein 1 isoform X1; its protein translation is MISKHSHEQSDRGEGVEVVQNEPYEDPVHGPGQLTEKRVYLNSKLPSWARAVVPKIFYVTEKAWNYYPYTITEYTCSFLPKFSIHIETKYEDNKGSNDDIFVNELKDLEREVCFIDIACDAVPERYYKESEDPRTFKSEKTGRGLLREGWRETQQPIMCSYKLVAVKFEVWGLQTRVEQFVHRVVRDVLLIGHRQAFAWVDEWYDMTMDEVREYERTTQEATNRKIGIFPPAISITDIALPSCSRSGPSSAPSTPLTTDAPEFLTVPKDRPRKKSAPETLTLPDPALSVQSRFTSNKSSHPKPE
- the PITPNC1 gene encoding cytoplasmic phosphatidylinositol transfer protein 1 isoform X2, coding for MISKHSHEQSDRGEGVEVVQNEPYEDPVHGPGQLTEKRVYLNSKLPSWARAVVPKIFYVTEKAWNYYPYTITEYTCSFLPKFSIHIETKYEDNKGSNDDIFVNELKDLEREVCFIDIACDAVPERYYKESEDPRTFKSEKTGRGLLREGWRETQQPIMCSYKLVAVKFEVWGLQTRVEQFVHRVVRDVLLIGHRQAFAWVDEWYDMAMEDVRQFEKNMQFKTNIKVCSEHPPTQDEIDSDAKEST